The Streptomyces sp. NBC_00162 genome window below encodes:
- a CDS encoding cold-shock protein, producing MATGIVKWFNSEKGFGFIQQDDGGPDVFVHFSAIESTGFKSLEENQKVEYNVTQGPKGPQAERVVPLS from the coding sequence ATGGCAACAGGCATCGTGAAGTGGTTCAACTCGGAGAAGGGCTTCGGCTTCATCCAGCAGGACGACGGAGGCCCGGACGTGTTCGTGCACTTCTCCGCCATCGAGTCCACCGGCTTCAAGTCGCTGGAGGAGAACCAGAAGGTCGAGTACAACGTCACCCAGGGCCCCAAGGGTCCGCAGGCAGAGCGGGTGGTCCCCCTCTCGTAG